TGTCGCGGGGGTTGTCCTGGGCCAGCTTGAGGGCGTCGAAGGGCGAGTAGACCACGGACACCCGGCCGCCGTCGGCCTGGGCGCTCTTCAGGTTGTGGCCCTTGCGCCCGGGGACGCGCATGAGGTCGCCGAAGGTGGCCACGATGACGCCGGGGGTGCCGGCAAGGTCCAGGAAGGCGTTGACCTCGGACTCGTGGGTCACGCAGACCGGGCAACCCGGGCCTGAAAGATGCACGATTTCCTTGGGCAGCAGGGAACGCAGGCCGCTCTGGAAGATGGCCACGGTATGCGTGCCGCAAACCTCCATGAAGCGCAGTTCGCCGGACAGCTCGGCCCGCAGGCGGTCGAGGAGGTCGCGGCACAGGGCGGGGTCGTGGAATTGCTCCAGCAGTTCTCGGCTCACGGGATCACCTCGGGGGAAATGTTGGGCTTGAAGAAATTCCGGCCTTCATAGCCCTTTTCTCCGTGCGGTTCAAATAAAAAAGGCGGAGCAAGCTCCGCCTTTTGCATGCACGCTGGGCGTATGAATCAGACACAGCCCGTGGGCTTGGGAAGACCGGCCATCTTGCAGGCTCCCTTGCCGGGACCGGACGGGAACAGCTCGTAGATTTCCTTCAGCTTGAAGCCCGTCACCTTGGAGAGGATGCGGACCATGGGGGCGATGCCGTTCTTCTTGTAGTAGTCCTGCAGGAACTCGATGACCTTCTGGTGGTTGTCGGTCAGCTCCTTGATGCCCTCGGACTCCTTGACGTACTCGACCCAGTCCGGGTTCCAGTCGTCAAAGCGCTGCAGGAAGCCGTCCTCGTCCACCTCGAATTTCTTGCCCTTGAATTCCACAACAGCCATTGGATTCCTCCTCGCGATGTGTTGACACGATGGGTTGCCGAGGCGCGGTCGGGCAGCCGCGAAGGCGGCCGTTCATCTGCCAGGGCACGAGAGTCGCATTTACTTGTCCCGGGTGAAAATGGCAAGGGAAAAGTGTCCGCTCATGATTGGCCGGAGCCGGGTCACGTTGCGCTTTATTTTTGTCCGACAGGCTGATAGGTTCTGTGTCGGAGCGTCCTTCCAACCCCGACGTCATGAGCATGCGCACGATTCTTCCCCGGCCCGGAGGCGTTCTCGACGGCCTTCTGCCCCCCCTGGCCGCTCCGCCCGTTCCGGCCGGAGCCGGAGCCTGGGGCGCGCCCGACGAGGCGCGTTGCCGGGAGCTGTGGGATTTTCACGAGATGTTGCCCAACATCCGGGCCCACAGCCTGCTGGTCGCCCGTGTGGCCGCCTTCCTGGCCGAGAGGGGCCGGGAGCGCGGTTTCGACGTGGATGTGGCCACGGTACGGGCCTCGGCGTTGCTGCATGACCTGGCCAAGACCTACACGATCCGCTACGGCGGCAGCCACAGCCAGTTGGGAGCCTCCTGGGTCATGGAACACACCGGCAATCCGCGCATCGCCCAGGGCGTCATGCACCACGTGTTTTGGCCCTTCGAGGCCGATCTCGCCCGGGACTTCACGCCGCTGTGCGTGTTGTACGGCGACAAGCGCGTGGCCCATGACCAACTGGTGGGCATGGACGAGCGGTTCGAGGATCTCATGGAGCGATACGGCATGAGCGAGGCCATCCGGGCCCGCATCCTGGCCACCCATGAGCAGGGGGTTCAGGTGGAACGGCTTTTCAGCGAAGCACTTGAGGTGGATTTGCGATGCGCGTCCTTCTGATCGCGGGAGGCTGGTCCAGCGAACGCGAGGTGTCCCTGTCCGGGGCGCGGCAGATCGAGTCCGCGCTCCAGTCCCTCGGCCATTCCGTGACCTTTTTGGATCCGGCCCGCCGGTTCCGCGAGATTTTGCCCCTGGCCCGCAGGCACGACTTCGCCTTCATCAACATGCACGGCTCCCCGGGCGAGGACGGTCTGGTCCAAGCCATCCTGGACAAGGCGGGCTGTCCCTACCAGGGCTCGGGGCCCGAGGGCTCGTTCCTGGCTTTGAACAAGGCCGCGGCCAAGGAGGTCTTCGAGGCCGAAGGCATCCCCACGCCGGAATGGGCCCTGGCCAGCGAACACGGCGGCGTCTCCGCCGCCGAGGATCTGCTTCTGCCGGTCTTCGTCAAGCCCAACTCCGGCGGCTCGAGCCTGGGCATGAGCTTGGTGCGCTGGGCCGGTGAGCTGAGGCCCGCGCTGGAGCTGGTCTTCGGCATGAACGACGCGGCCCTGGTGGAGTGCATGGTCCCGGGCACGGAGTTGACCTGCGGCGTGCTCGGCGAGACCCCCCTGCCGCTGATCATGATCAAGCCCAAGCACGGCTCGGCCTTCTTCGACTACCAGAACAAGTACGCCGCCGACGGCGCCGACGAGATCTGTCCCGCGCCCGTGCCGGATGAAGTCGCGCGCATCGTCCAGGATTTGACCCTGCGCGCGCACCGGGCCCTGGGACTGTCCGGCTACAGCCGGGGCGACTTCATCTGGGACGGCGAGAAGGCCCATCTGCTGGAGATGAACACCCTGCCGGGCATGACGCCCACGAGCCTCGTGCCCCGCGCCGCCGCCCGCACGGGCCTGGACTTCCCGGCGCTCATCGCCGAACTCATCCGGCTGGGCCTGGAGGAGCGCGGCGGCCGCGCCCGGAGCTGAGGTCCGGCGCGTCCGTATGAGCCGTCCCCTTCTGGAATTCTGCTACGACCTGGCCTGGAAGCTGGCCGTTCCGCTGTTGTCCCGCAACGCGAGGCTGCGCGAGGGGTTGGAGGAACGTACGCTGCGTTCCGGGCCGCCGCCGCGTGCGCGGATCTGGATCCAGGCCGCCTCGGGCGGCGAGGCTTATCTGGCCTGGGATGTACTGCGCTGCCTGACGCCTGCGGGAGAGGGCGGGCTGGACGTGCTCTGCACCACGAACACCCGCCAGGGCCTGGGCATCCTGAAACAGGCGGCCGTTGATCCCGGATTGCCCGAAGGCCTTCGGGTCCAGGCCCGCTATTTCCCCTTCGACGCCCCCTCGATCATGGAGCGGGCCGTGGCAGCCGTCTCCCCGGAGGTGGCCGTGCTCCTGGAGAGCGAGATGTGGCCGGGATTCCTGGCCGCCTGCCGTCGCCACGGGACGCGCGTGCTCCTGGCCAACGGACGGATGACCGAGAAAAGTCTCTCGCGTTACCGGGCCGTGCCCGGGGCCGCCCGGCTGCTGCGGCCGGATCTGATCCTGGCCATGTCGCCCGAGGACCGGGAGCGCTTCGCCGCGCTTTTCGGGCTGGAGCGGGTCCGGCTCATGCCGAACATCAAGTTCGGCCGCCTGGCCCGGGCCTCGGCCCCCTCCGGGGACAATCCCCTGCGCGGCCTGCTGCCCGGCGACGCGCCTTTCGTCGTCCTGGGCTCGGTGCGCCGCCAGGAGGAGGAGGACGTGCTTGAGTTGGCGAGGGGCCTGTTGGAAGCCTCGCCGAGGGTGGTGCTCGGCCTGTTTCCCCGGCACATGGACCGAGTGGCGGTCTGGGAGCGGCGTCTGCGGCGCGCGGGCCTGCCCTGCGTCCGCCGTTCCGCGCTCCGGGGACCGGCCTCGCCCGGCGCGATTCTGCTCTGGGACGCCTTCGGCGAACTGGGCCACGCCTATGCCCTGGCTCGGGCGGCCTTCGTGGGCGGCAGCCTGAAGCCCCTGGGGGGGCAGAATTTCCTGGAGCCCCTGAGCGCGGGAGTGGTGCCGGTCATCGGGCCGCACTGGTCCAATTTTTCCTGGGTGGGCCGGGATTTGCTGGACCAGGGGCTGGTGCGCGAGGCGGCCGACGCGCGCGGCGCGATCCGCATTCTGGCTGATCTTTTGGAGCACGCTCCCGCCCGCGAGACCGTGCGCCGGGCCGCCATGGAGCACGCCGCCGGGAAAAGCGGCGGTGCGCGCGAGGTCTGCGGGCGTATTGCCCAATGGCTTCAGAACGAGTAGAGGAGAGCCGGTACGGCCCGATGAAGACACTCCCCGAATGCTACGGCGTCATCCCGGCGCGCTACGGCTCTTCCCGCTTTCCGGGCAAGCCGCTGGCCGACATCCTGGGACGCCCCATGTTCTGGCATGTGCATCGGCGCGCCTCGCTCTGCCCGGAGCTGAAGCGCGTGGTTCTGGCCACGGACGACGAGCGCATTCTTGATGCGGCGAGGAGCCTGGACGTGCCCGCGCTCATGACCCGGGCGGACCACGCCAGCGGCACGGATCGCGTGCTGGAGGCGGCCCTGGCCCTGGGCGTGCCCGACGATGCGGTGGTGGTCAACATCCAGGGCGACGAACCGGCCCTGGACCCGGCCATGCTCTCGGAAGTCGTGGCGCCCTTCGCCGACCCCGAGGTGCGGGTGGCCACGCTGGCTCGGGCCCTGGACCCGGAGGAGGCTCCCAGTCCGGATCGGGTCAAGGTCGTGCTGGACAGGAAGGGGAATGCGCTTTATTTCTCCCGCGCGGCCATCCCCTGGGGCGAGGGCGGGCATCTCCTGCATGTCGGCCTGTACGCCTTTCGCATGGAGGCGCTCCGGCGCTTCGCCGCCCTGGGGCAGGCGCCCCTGGAGATCCGCGAGAAGCTGGAGCAATTGAGGCTCCTGGAAAACGGCATTCCCATCCGCGTGGCCTTGACGGACCGCGCCGCACACGCCGTGGACAGGCCGCAGGACCTGGACATCGTGCGCAACATCCTCATGGAGCAGAATTGATGAAAGCCGTTCTGACCCTCGAAGACGGAGCCCGTTTCGAGGGC
This is a stretch of genomic DNA from Desulfovibrio aminophilus DSM 12254. It encodes these proteins:
- a CDS encoding D-alanine--D-alanine ligase family protein; the encoded protein is MRVLLIAGGWSSEREVSLSGARQIESALQSLGHSVTFLDPARRFREILPLARRHDFAFINMHGSPGEDGLVQAILDKAGCPYQGSGPEGSFLALNKAAAKEVFEAEGIPTPEWALASEHGGVSAAEDLLLPVFVKPNSGGSSLGMSLVRWAGELRPALELVFGMNDAALVECMVPGTELTCGVLGETPLPLIMIKPKHGSAFFDYQNKYAADGADEICPAPVPDEVARIVQDLTLRAHRALGLSGYSRGDFIWDGEKAHLLEMNTLPGMTPTSLVPRAAARTGLDFPALIAELIRLGLEERGGRARS
- a CDS encoding 3-deoxy-D-manno-octulosonic acid transferase, producing the protein MSRPLLEFCYDLAWKLAVPLLSRNARLREGLEERTLRSGPPPRARIWIQAASGGEAYLAWDVLRCLTPAGEGGLDVLCTTNTRQGLGILKQAAVDPGLPEGLRVQARYFPFDAPSIMERAVAAVSPEVAVLLESEMWPGFLAACRRHGTRVLLANGRMTEKSLSRYRAVPGAARLLRPDLILAMSPEDRERFAALFGLERVRLMPNIKFGRLARASAPSGDNPLRGLLPGDAPFVVLGSVRRQEEEDVLELARGLLEASPRVVLGLFPRHMDRVAVWERRLRRAGLPCVRRSALRGPASPGAILLWDAFGELGHAYALARAAFVGGSLKPLGGQNFLEPLSAGVVPVIGPHWSNFSWVGRDLLDQGLVREAADARGAIRILADLLEHAPARETVRRAAMEHAAGKSGGAREVCGRIAQWLQNE
- a CDS encoding HDIG domain-containing metalloprotein, which translates into the protein MRTILPRPGGVLDGLLPPLAAPPVPAGAGAWGAPDEARCRELWDFHEMLPNIRAHSLLVARVAAFLAERGRERGFDVDVATVRASALLHDLAKTYTIRYGGSHSQLGASWVMEHTGNPRIAQGVMHHVFWPFEADLARDFTPLCVLYGDKRVAHDQLVGMDERFEDLMERYGMSEAIRARILATHEQGVQVERLFSEALEVDLRCASF
- the kdsB gene encoding 3-deoxy-manno-octulosonate cytidylyltransferase encodes the protein MKTLPECYGVIPARYGSSRFPGKPLADILGRPMFWHVHRRASLCPELKRVVLATDDERILDAARSLDVPALMTRADHASGTDRVLEAALALGVPDDAVVVNIQGDEPALDPAMLSEVVAPFADPEVRVATLARALDPEEAPSPDRVKVVLDRKGNALYFSRAAIPWGEGGHLLHVGLYAFRMEALRRFAALGQAPLEIREKLEQLRLLENGIPIRVALTDRAAHAVDRPQDLDIVRNILMEQN
- a CDS encoding TusE/DsrC/DsvC family sulfur relay protein, which encodes MAVVEFKGKKFEVDEDGFLQRFDDWNPDWVEYVKESEGIKELTDNHQKVIEFLQDYYKKNGIAPMVRILSKVTGFKLKEIYELFPSGPGKGACKMAGLPKPTGCV